The window TCATATTTCGAGGCCGGAAGAGCTTGATAATGCCGACTATAGTTTCCGAAAGAACCTTTTTTATTTGACAACTGGTGTCTTTTGTATAAACATTATTTAAAATAATGCATCACAAGGAGTGTGCCATGTATAAAAAAATTATTTTTAGTATGCTTGTTTTGTTTTTCTTTGTGCTTGCGGCCTCATCCTTTTCGATTGTCCAGGCAAAAATCGTTGTCAAATACGGACACGTAGGGCCTCCGATCCACCCCCAGCACCATGGGGCGCTTGCTTTTGCTAAATATGTCAACGAAAAGACAAATGGAGAGATTGAGGTTCAGGTTTTCCCTCTCGGCCAGCTTGGCGGTGAGCGTTCGATGACGGAGCAGGTCCAGTCAGGAACCCTTCATATGACAGCTGTTACCGCTGGCGTACTGGCTAATTTTGTACCGGAGATGGGTATAATAGAATTACCTTTCATATATCCAAACAGAGAAACTGCATATAAGGTGCTCGACGATAAAGATATCAGGGATAGATTTTACAAATATTGTGATCCGAAAGGTTTTGTCTTTATCGGTTATACGGAAAACGAGTTCAGGGACATTACAAATTCAAAACGTGTGATTAGAAAACCGGAAGACCTCAAGGGCTTAAAGATAAGGGTTATAGAAAGTCCTTTATTTATAGATACATTCAAAGCACTGGGCACCAACCCGACACCTCTTCCATTCCCAGAAATTTACAATGCCTTGCAGCAAAAGGTGATTGACGCACAGGATAATCCCCTCTATACTTCAATTTTGATGAAGTTTACAGAGGTCAATAAGTTTGCAACCATAACAAACCATATATTGACAGAATGCCCTGTGGTCATAAACAAGAAATTCTGGAATTCTCTCACCCCGGAACAACAAAAGATATTCAGAGAAGCATCGGATGTCCAGATTAAGGTAAACAGGGACAATAATGCAAAAAACAGAGTTGAGGCTGTGGGAAAGGCAAGGGCCCAGGGGGTTGACGTCGTAATATTGACTCCCGCTGAAAGAGCAGCCTTTAAAGATGCCGTTAAGGGTGTTCACGACAAGTACAGAGGGGTCTACGGCGCTGAATGGTATGATTTTTATATCAATAAGATAGATTTTTATTCCAAAAAACATTAGACTGCGTGCAAAAAGTATTTTGTGTAATGTAAGGGCAAGAGACCGGGATAAAGCCTTTCAGATATATTCCTGTCTCCTGCCCATTTGTCCCGGCTTTTAAAACATTTCATTATGAACGATTTTATCAATAAACTAAACAAGTTCGAGGAAGGATGTGCTACCCTTGCGCTTATCGGGATAGCCTGCCTCACCTTTGTGGAAACTGCCTTAAGGTACACAATGTCTTATACGTTTCCTTGGTTCGGTGAAGTCGCGAACTATACGATCATTTTCTCAACCTATCTCGGAGCATCCATCGGCGTAAAGTATGGAGCTCATTTTTCCATGGAAGCACTGACAGAATTTTGCCCGGACAAAATAAGTCATCTTATCAAAACGGCGGCTTATTTTATTTCGGCCTTTATGGCCCTTCTTTTTGTGTATTACGGATTTGTGCACCTTATTGCATTAAAAGGATTCGGCGTAAAAAGTCCTGCAATGCAGATACCGATGTTTATACCTTACATACCGATTCCTCTTTTCTCGATAACAATGGCTTTCAGGTTTTTTGCATTGTCTTATAAGCATTTTAACAGTTTCTTAAAGGGCAAGCCATTCAGGAGGGTAAGTAAAAAATAGATGACATTGACTGTCGTTCTTTTATGCTTTTTTGCGCTCCTTGCACTCAGTATGCCTATAGCGCTTCTTCTGGCAGCAACAACATCGGTGTATCTTGTATTTATTGCCCATATTCCGCTGACATCGCTGATACAACAATTATTTAACGGGCTTGACAACTTTGTTCTTCTCGGTGTGCCTTTTTTCATACTTGCCGGTAATATCATGGCTGAGGGGGCGATTTCCGACAGACTGGTAAACGTGATGAAGCTCTTTGTGGGCAGATTTACAGGGGGGCTTGCTATGGCCTCTGTTATGGCATGCATGTTTTTTGCCGCCATTTCAGGCTCTTCCCCTGCAACAGTCATAGCAATCGGGAGCATTATGATGCCGGCCTTGATAAAAGAGGGTTATGGAGATCGTTTTTCCATCGGGCTGCTTACCTCATCCGGGTCCCTTGGCATTCTTATACCGCCGAGTATTCCGATGATTTTATATGCTCTCGTTATGAATGTCTCCGTTGCAGAGATATTCATGGCTGGGTTTCTTCCTGGTATATTTATCGGATGTTGTCTTATGGGTTATTCATATTATATGTCCTCCAAACATGCATGGCGCTCAAGCGTACGTTATACCTTTAAAGAAGGTTTGGTTATTATCAAAGACGGGATTTGGGCGCTTTTCCTGCCTGTCCTTGTGCTCGGCGGCATATACGGGGGGATTTTCACACCGACTGAAGCGGCGGCAGTATCTGTTGTATACGCTCTCTTTGTAGAGCTCTTCATATATAAAGAATTAAAGTTCAATAAGCTCTTTTCTGTATGTAAA of the Pseudomonadota bacterium genome contains:
- a CDS encoding DctP family TRAP transporter solute-binding subunit, coding for MYKKIIFSMLVLFFFVLAASSFSIVQAKIVVKYGHVGPPIHPQHHGALAFAKYVNEKTNGEIEVQVFPLGQLGGERSMTEQVQSGTLHMTAVTAGVLANFVPEMGIIELPFIYPNRETAYKVLDDKDIRDRFYKYCDPKGFVFIGYTENEFRDITNSKRVIRKPEDLKGLKIRVIESPLFIDTFKALGTNPTPLPFPEIYNALQQKVIDAQDNPLYTSILMKFTEVNKFATITNHILTECPVVINKKFWNSLTPEQQKIFREASDVQIKVNRDNNAKNRVEAVGKARAQGVDVVILTPAERAAFKDAVKGVHDKYRGVYGAEWYDFYINKIDFYSKKH
- a CDS encoding TRAP transporter small permease translates to MNDFINKLNKFEEGCATLALIGIACLTFVETALRYTMSYTFPWFGEVANYTIIFSTYLGASIGVKYGAHFSMEALTEFCPDKISHLIKTAAYFISAFMALLFVYYGFVHLIALKGFGVKSPAMQIPMFIPYIPIPLFSITMAFRFFALSYKHFNSFLKGKPFRRVSKK
- a CDS encoding TRAP transporter large permease subunit, whose protein sequence is MTLTVVLLCFFALLALSMPIALLLAATTSVYLVFIAHIPLTSLIQQLFNGLDNFVLLGVPFFILAGNIMAEGAISDRLVNVMKLFVGRFTGGLAMASVMACMFFAAISGSSPATVIAIGSIMMPALIKEGYGDRFSIGLLTSSGSLGILIPPSIPMILYALVMNVSVAEIFMAGFLPGIFIGCCLMGYSYYMSSKHAWRSSVRYTFKEGLVIIKDGIWALFLPVLVLGGIYGGIFTPTEAAAVSVVYALFVELFIYKELKFNKLFSVCKDAAILSGCLLFILSCAMSFIWLLTVEQIPVKLAEVIVANIQSKWLFLLAINGVLLVIGCLMDIVTAIIVISPILVETLNRYDIDYIHYGIIMIVNIECGFLTPPFGLNLFVSMAIMKRSLIEIGKAVFPFILLFIGCLLVITYVPKLSLLLPELFLRR